In Lactococcus garvieae subsp. garvieae, the following proteins share a genomic window:
- a CDS encoding glycerophosphodiester phosphodiesterase, whose translation MALEKNDSYMKNQNTCLIFAHRGSKCNRPENTLAAFQEALRVKADGIELDVHLTKDDQLVVIHDEKVNRTTSGKGRVRDLRLAELKQLDAGSWFDRQFKGEAIPTLKEVLKLLNNENFTGFLNIELKTDIINYPGIEEKVVELIAQETLPFTIIYSSFNLTTLQRLHALGVKDEIAYLAGKKLQKVRLDKVENFMSSLHLKKKYVLKYPELLAPDHRPIRLWGIDSETDMRYAFQHNIAGIFTDFPEKARHIRQHL comes from the coding sequence ATGGCCTTAGAGAAAAATGATTCTTATATGAAAAATCAGAATACTTGTCTTATTTTTGCTCATCGTGGCTCCAAATGTAACCGCCCTGAGAATACTTTAGCCGCCTTCCAAGAAGCGCTTCGTGTCAAAGCGGATGGTATTGAACTCGATGTCCATCTGACTAAGGATGACCAACTGGTCGTCATCCATGACGAAAAAGTCAATCGGACAACCTCAGGAAAGGGACGTGTCCGTGACTTAAGACTGGCAGAACTCAAGCAATTAGATGCCGGCTCTTGGTTTGATCGCCAGTTCAAGGGAGAAGCTATTCCTACATTAAAGGAAGTTCTAAAACTCCTGAATAATGAGAATTTCACTGGTTTCTTAAACATCGAACTCAAAACTGATATTATCAACTATCCTGGCATTGAAGAAAAAGTAGTGGAACTGATTGCTCAGGAGACTCTTCCTTTTACAATCATCTACTCTTCTTTTAACCTCACTACACTTCAAAGGCTTCATGCGCTCGGTGTAAAAGATGAAATTGCCTATCTTGCAGGTAAAAAATTGCAGAAGGTCCGCTTAGATAAGGTAGAGAACTTCATGTCCAGTCTTCATTTGAAAAAAAAGTATGTTTTAAAGTATCCCGAACTTCTAGCTCCTGATCATCGGCCAATCCGCCTCTGGGGGATTGATTCGGAAACGGACATGCGTTATGCCTTTCAGCATAATATTGCAGGAATTTTTACAGATTTTCCTGAAAAAGCACGACACATCAGGCAACATTTATAA
- a CDS encoding alpha-ketoacid dehydrogenase subunit beta, protein MAVKTYIAAITEALDLALERDENTLIFGEDVGQNGGVFRATDGLQAKHGEDRVFNTPLAESGIGGLAIGLSTQGFRPVMEIQFGTFVYEVFDSIAGQMSRTRYRFNNTRHNPIVIRTPYGIGTKTPEMHADSIEGLFAQIPGLRVVMPSNPADAKGLLLAAIENNDPVMYLENLHLYRSVKGEVPEGYYTTPLDQAVVAKEGSDVSIIAYGGTVPLAIKAAEQLEKEGVSAEVLDLRTVSPLDIKSIGETVEKTGRVVVVQEAQRTAGIAANVMAEISERFVLSLKAPIGRVAGPDSIFPFAQAENDWAIKADDIVKKVKEVVDYD, encoded by the coding sequence ATGGCAGTAAAAACTTATATTGCAGCAATCACAGAAGCGCTTGACTTGGCGCTTGAGCGTGACGAAAACACATTGATCTTCGGTGAAGACGTTGGACAAAATGGTGGGGTATTCCGTGCAACTGACGGACTCCAAGCTAAACACGGAGAAGATCGCGTCTTTAACACACCTTTGGCTGAATCTGGTATTGGTGGTTTAGCAATTGGTCTTTCCACTCAAGGCTTCCGCCCTGTTATGGAAATCCAATTTGGTACATTTGTTTATGAAGTTTTTGACTCAATTGCTGGGCAAATGTCTCGTACACGTTACCGTTTTAACAACACACGTCATAACCCAATTGTTATCCGTACACCTTATGGTATCGGTACAAAAACACCTGAAATGCACGCAGACTCTATTGAAGGTCTCTTTGCTCAAATTCCTGGACTCCGTGTGGTTATGCCTTCAAATCCGGCTGATGCAAAAGGTCTCCTTTTGGCAGCCATTGAAAATAATGACCCTGTAATGTACCTTGAAAACTTACATCTTTACCGTTCTGTGAAGGGTGAAGTTCCAGAAGGTTACTATACAACACCTTTGGACCAAGCCGTTGTAGCTAAAGAAGGTTCAGACGTTTCAATTATCGCTTATGGTGGTACAGTGCCTTTGGCTATCAAGGCTGCTGAACAACTCGAAAAAGAAGGTGTTAGCGCTGAAGTTCTTGATTTACGTACCGTTTCACCACTTGACATCAAATCAATCGGTGAAACAGTTGAAAAAACTGGGCGTGTTGTTGTCGTTCAAGAAGCACAACGTACAGCTGGTATTGCTGCTAACGTTATGGCGGAAATTTCAGAACGTTTCGTTCTGTCACTTAAAGCACCTATCGGCCGTGTAGCTGGGCCAGATTCTATCTTCCCATTTGCTCAAGCCGAAAATGACTGGGCAATTAAAGCAGACGATATTGTGAAAAAAGTGAAAGAGGTAGTAGATTATGACTGA
- a CDS encoding thiamine pyrophosphate-dependent dehydrogenase E1 component subunit alpha: protein MSNSTKILDFKEQLELQDSAFPTLQILDENGKIVDEEGLKRADLSDQDLVELFKNMLLSRQIDIRCMKLAKQGRMGFFGPTAGQEASQMASAFAFTDEDWLFPGYRDLPQIYAKGWPIWKGLLWSRGHQLGNEYTTDEGAEVKSWFPQIIIGAQYVEAAGVALGLKKRKKDAVAFVYTGDGGSSQGDTYEGINFASAYKAPLVAFIQNNGYAISTPRELQTAAPHLAAKGWAAGAPSIVVDGNDAIAMYLAAKEARAWAVAGNGPVVIEALTNRLEPHSTAGDDPLRYRSQEGLDAWWAKEPLLRMRTYLTEKGIWDDAQEEAYIAELDARIDADIKKANNVEKQKISSFLKNTLEVPSQVMAEQIAKFESEGK, encoded by the coding sequence ATGTCAAACAGCACAAAAATCCTCGATTTCAAAGAACAATTAGAATTACAAGATAGCGCATTTCCAACGCTCCAAATCTTAGACGAAAACGGAAAAATCGTTGACGAAGAAGGCCTTAAACGTGCCGATCTTTCAGATCAAGATTTAGTAGAACTCTTTAAAAACATGCTTCTTAGCCGTCAAATTGACATCCGTTGCATGAAGCTTGCTAAACAAGGACGTATGGGATTCTTTGGACCAACTGCAGGTCAAGAAGCTTCTCAAATGGCTTCTGCTTTTGCCTTCACTGACGAAGACTGGCTTTTCCCAGGTTACCGTGACTTGCCACAAATTTATGCTAAAGGTTGGCCAATTTGGAAAGGTCTCCTCTGGTCTCGTGGTCACCAACTCGGTAACGAATATACAACAGATGAAGGTGCGGAAGTAAAATCTTGGTTCCCTCAAATCATCATTGGTGCTCAATATGTTGAAGCAGCGGGTGTTGCTTTGGGCCTTAAAAAACGCAAAAAAGATGCAGTTGCCTTTGTTTACACAGGTGATGGTGGTTCATCTCAAGGTGATACTTATGAAGGTATCAACTTTGCTTCTGCTTACAAAGCACCGCTTGTTGCTTTTATTCAAAATAACGGTTATGCAATCTCAACACCACGTGAACTTCAAACAGCAGCACCTCACTTGGCTGCTAAAGGTTGGGCAGCGGGTGCCCCATCTATCGTTGTAGATGGTAACGATGCAATCGCTATGTACTTGGCAGCTAAAGAAGCGCGTGCTTGGGCTGTTGCTGGTAATGGACCTGTAGTTATTGAAGCTCTTACTAACCGTTTGGAGCCACACTCAACAGCAGGTGATGATCCACTTCGTTACCGTAGCCAAGAAGGACTTGATGCTTGGTGGGCAAAAGAACCATTGCTCCGTATGCGTACTTACTTGACTGAAAAAGGTATCTGGGATGATGCTCAAGAAGAAGCTTATATCGCAGAACTTGATGCGCGTATCGATGCAGACATCAAGAAAGCAAATAATGTTGAAAAACAAAAAATCTCAAGCTTCTTGAAAAACACACTTGAAGTACCTAGCCAAGTAATGGCAGAACAAATTGCAAAATTTGAAAGTGAGGGCAAGTAA
- a CDS encoding lipoate--protein ligase, translated as MQYINYLGQDAYTNIAMDSWLLNNLKADEPVFSLWQNKRAVIVGRNQNTFAEINQDYIDQHDVQVVRRVSGGGAVYHDEGNICFTFFVPVASSAQVNFHQFVKPMYDALRSLGIEAEITGRNDLEISGKKVSGNAQRYAGGYLMHHGTLLWDTDVEAMIRSLNVSDEKFVSKAAKSVRARVGNIKDFAPDLNLDTFIDALKYYLTDQGKDGEYILSDEQLAGIKAARDEQFSTWDWNYGESPKFSFNNHAKFTGGSIDIQVDVDNGLITDINFLGDFLGVRDWRDIKQDFIGLPFNPDAVYDVLEKNKSGQYFGTIENKELSQLFRADELV; from the coding sequence ATGCAATATATCAATTATCTCGGGCAGGATGCCTATACTAACATTGCGATGGATTCTTGGTTATTAAACAATTTGAAAGCAGACGAGCCCGTATTTTCCCTTTGGCAAAATAAGCGCGCTGTTATCGTTGGACGTAACCAAAATACTTTTGCTGAGATAAACCAAGATTATATTGATCAACATGATGTACAAGTTGTACGTCGCGTATCTGGTGGTGGTGCTGTCTATCATGATGAGGGAAATATTTGTTTTACCTTTTTTGTTCCCGTAGCCAGTTCAGCCCAGGTCAACTTTCATCAATTCGTGAAACCCATGTATGATGCACTTCGTTCCCTTGGTATTGAAGCCGAAATTACTGGAAGAAATGATTTAGAAATTTCGGGGAAAAAAGTTTCGGGGAACGCTCAACGTTACGCTGGTGGTTACCTTATGCACCATGGTACTTTACTTTGGGATACTGATGTGGAGGCGATGATCCGCTCACTGAATGTCTCTGACGAAAAGTTTGTCTCTAAGGCTGCTAAATCTGTTCGCGCACGTGTCGGGAACATTAAAGACTTTGCCCCTGACTTAAACTTAGATACTTTTATTGATGCTCTCAAATACTATTTGACGGACCAAGGTAAAGATGGTGAATATATTCTGAGCGATGAACAGCTCGCTGGTATAAAGGCTGCACGTGATGAACAATTTTCAACTTGGGATTGGAATTATGGCGAAAGTCCTAAATTCAGTTTCAACAACCATGCCAAATTTACTGGTGGATCAATCGATATCCAAGTTGACGTTGATAATGGTCTGATTACGGATATTAATTTCTTGGGGGATTTCCTTGGTGTCCGTGACTGGCGTGATATCAAACAAGATTTTATCGGTCTTCCGTTTAATCCAGATGCTGTCTATGATGTTTTAGAGAAAAACAAATCAGGTCAGTATTTTGGGACAATTGAAAACAAAGAACTTTCACAGCTTTTTAGAGCTGATGAATTGGTTTAA
- a CDS encoding 2-oxo acid dehydrogenase subunit E2 yields MTEIFKMPDIGEGMHEGDIANWLVKVGDVVKEDDPVAEVQNDKLMQEILSPYSGTVTKLFVEAGTTVEVGAPLIEYDGDGSSEADTADAAPAAASEAPSGDAQIFTMPDIGEGMHEGDIANWLVKVGDDVKEDDPVAEVQNDKLMQEILSPYSGKVTKLFVEAGTTVEVGAPLIEYNGNGSTAAATPAPKAAPTADTAPAAAPKAEGGATTRTTADGRVLAMPSVRHYAREHGIDLTQVQSTGRHGHTTLADVKAFASGAAAPKAAAPTEAKPAPKADAAKPAAPKPAPAPVQAAEGDRREPMTPTRKAISNAMSTQNANIPAVTNFDQVEVSKLVAHRKEYKEIAAKQDVKLTYLAYVTKALAATAKKFPEINASIDGTDIVYHNDVNIGIAVNAPSGLYVPVIKNADKKSIFTIAKEISELAEAVRTGSIKPDQMRGSTITISNIGSARGTWFTPIINGSDVMILGLGSIVKEPIVNAEGELAVGQNMKLSVSYDHRLIDGMLGQGSLNYLKSLLADPAYMLMEV; encoded by the coding sequence ATGACTGAAATTTTTAAAATGCCTGATATCGGCGAAGGCATGCACGAAGGCGATATCGCCAACTGGCTTGTAAAAGTCGGAGATGTCGTTAAAGAAGACGATCCCGTAGCCGAAGTACAAAACGACAAATTGATGCAAGAAATTTTGTCTCCTTACTCTGGTACTGTAACAAAACTTTTCGTTGAAGCTGGAACAACTGTTGAAGTTGGCGCTCCACTTATCGAATATGATGGAGATGGCTCAAGCGAAGCTGATACTGCAGATGCGGCACCCGCTGCTGCTTCTGAAGCTCCTTCAGGGGATGCTCAAATCTTCACCATGCCTGATATCGGTGAAGGGATGCACGAAGGCGATATCGCCAACTGGCTTGTAAAAGTTGGAGACGACGTCAAAGAAGACGACCCTGTTGCTGAAGTACAAAACGACAAATTGATGCAAGAAATCTTGTCTCCTTACTCTGGTAAAGTTACAAAACTCTTTGTTGAAGCCGGAACAACTGTTGAAGTTGGCGCTCCACTTATCGAATACAATGGTAATGGTTCTACAGCTGCCGCTACACCAGCTCCGAAAGCCGCTCCAACTGCTGATACTGCTCCGGCAGCTGCTCCTAAAGCTGAAGGCGGTGCTACCACACGTACGACTGCCGATGGACGTGTACTTGCGATGCCATCTGTACGTCACTATGCGCGTGAACACGGTATTGATTTAACTCAAGTTCAATCTACAGGTCGTCACGGCCACACAACATTGGCAGATGTTAAAGCCTTTGCTTCTGGCGCAGCTGCTCCTAAAGCTGCTGCTCCAACTGAGGCTAAGCCAGCTCCGAAAGCTGATGCAGCTAAACCTGCCGCTCCTAAACCAGCTCCAGCTCCTGTACAAGCAGCTGAAGGCGATCGTCGTGAACCAATGACACCAACACGTAAAGCTATCTCTAACGCGATGAGCACACAAAATGCAAATATTCCAGCGGTTACTAACTTTGACCAAGTGGAAGTTTCTAAACTTGTTGCTCACCGTAAAGAATACAAAGAAATTGCGGCTAAACAAGACGTTAAACTTACTTACCTTGCTTACGTGACTAAAGCCTTGGCTGCGACAGCTAAGAAATTCCCAGAAATTAACGCTTCTATCGACGGTACAGATATTGTTTACCACAATGATGTAAACATCGGTATCGCCGTAAATGCGCCAAGCGGACTCTATGTACCTGTGATTAAAAATGCGGATAAGAAATCAATCTTTACAATTGCTAAAGAAATTTCTGAACTCGCTGAAGCCGTACGTACTGGTTCTATCAAACCCGACCAAATGCGTGGTTCAACAATCACAATCTCAAATATTGGTTCTGCCCGTGGTACTTGGTTCACACCAATCATCAATGGCTCTGACGTTATGATCCTCGGCCTTGGTTCAATCGTTAAAGAACCAATCGTTAATGCTGAAGGTGAATTAGCTGTTGGTCAAAACATGAAGCTTTCTGTAAGCTATGACCACCGTCTTATCGATGGTATGCTCGGACAAGGTTCATTGAACTATCTTAAGAGTCTTTTGGCTGATCCAGCTTACATGCTCATGGAAGTTTAA
- a CDS encoding HD domain-containing protein, which produces MTTHEKIAAYAKKIHENNNDGHGFDHVSRVVKLAKQILATEPLADSDLVIAAAYLHDTYDEKLCANVAKQKQDLAAFLSSLDFSKEKQDKIFYIIDNMSYSANLLEKKELDINGQIVQDADRIDAMGAWGIVRTLEYGWAKGRTFYDPKILPEKFENKHTYHQNQGTTLNHFYEKLFLLKDLLNTAHAKKLAEKRDKIMHDFVTAIEEEYNI; this is translated from the coding sequence ATGACTACTCACGAAAAAATTGCTGCCTATGCCAAGAAAATCCATGAGAACAACAATGACGGACATGGCTTTGATCACGTCAGTCGTGTTGTCAAGCTGGCAAAACAAATTCTTGCTACTGAGCCCCTTGCAGACTCTGATTTAGTTATTGCTGCTGCTTACTTGCACGATACCTATGATGAAAAGCTCTGTGCCAATGTCGCCAAACAAAAACAGGATCTTGCAGCCTTCTTAAGCTCCTTAGATTTTTCCAAAGAGAAACAGGATAAAATCTTTTACATCATTGACAATATGAGTTATTCTGCCAATCTTTTGGAGAAAAAAGAACTCGACATCAATGGTCAAATCGTCCAAGATGCCGACCGTATTGATGCGATGGGGGCTTGGGGCATTGTACGGACTTTAGAGTACGGCTGGGCCAAAGGGCGCACCTTTTACGACCCAAAAATATTACCTGAAAAGTTCGAGAATAAACATACTTACCACCAAAACCAAGGCACAACGCTCAACCATTTTTACGAAAAGCTCTTTTTGCTCAAGGACCTATTGAACACAGCACATGCTAAAAAATTAGCTGAAAAAAGAGATAAAATTATGCATGATTTTGTCACTGCTATTGAGGAAGAATACAATATTTAG